Genomic DNA from Bacillota bacterium:
GCAGGCAGGACGGGCAACCAAATCTTGCGGCGATTTCACCGCCCTCCTTCCGCCGATGCGCCCGGCTCCACAGCGCCACTGGCACGCTGGTGGTGTTCCAGGAACTCATTCCACCTCATGCTGAGGCGCCGCCTTGATGTCGCGGTAGAATCCTCGGCAAACGTTTGCTCCAGCATCTCATAGTACCGCGTGTACCGGTGGCGAATCCAGGCCCTGGCAGCCAGCGCCGTCTTCTCCTCCAACGTGAGCTTCCTCGTCCGCCCTACGCGGCCGCTCCCCACCACCGCCGCCCGGGCAGCCGCACCCCGGGCGATCTCTTCGGCCAGAGCAGCGTGCTCCGGGGCGAAGTCCAGGTAAGCCAGAATCGCCTGCTCCAACTGCCGCCCGTACCGCTCCTCCGCCTTCTCCCGCACCCTGGCCGACGCAGCACGGCGCCGCCCGCGAACCTCCTCCGTCTTCTCCGCCAGCCTGCGGGCCTCGGCAACCGCTTCCTCGGGGGCCAGCAAACCCAGGGTCTCCGTGTGCCCGGGGCGGAGCCGCACCACCGGCCAGTAGCGCCCCCATTCCTTCACCTTGCGCGTGACGAAGTGCTCTCCGCGCGGCAGGAAAACCCAGCCCGGAGGTGTCCTGACCAGCCCAAGACCGGGCGTCCACCACACATCCCAGCCGTCGGTCTCATCGGGTATCTCGTCGGGGCGCGC
This window encodes:
- a CDS encoding DUF2293 domain-containing protein, whose protein sequence is METEGRVPAGKPDLEAANLRVYPARPDEIPDETDGWDVWWTPGLGLVRTPPGWVFLPRGEHFVTRKVKEWGRYWPVVRLRPGHTETLGLLAPEEAVAEARRLAEKTEEVRGRRRAASARVREKAEERYGRQLEQAILAYLDFAPEHAALAEEIARGAAARAAVVGSGRVGRTRKLTLEEKTALAARAWIRHRYTRYYEMLEQTFAEDSTATSRRRLSMRWNEFLEHHQRASGAVEPGASAEGGR